The Bacteroides sp. AN502(2024) DNA segment GTTTTATAATCCAGGGCTTCACCTGTATAAGAGATGAAAATAGTGGGGATACAAAGGGTGGTATCCACTACGAATGCCGGTGAAGAAACATCCCAGGCGGTATATCCTCGTGCCTCGAAAGTGTTGCGGATACCGCCGTTGGGGAAAGAAGAGGCATCCGGCTCTTGTTGGATCAGCAGTTTTCCGGAGAAGCGTTCGATCACTCCGCCATCTTCGCCGAATTCGATAAAACCGTCATGTTTCTCGGCTGTTCCGTCTGTCAGAGGTTGGAACCAATGTGTGTAGTGAGTGACGTTAAGAGACTTAGCCCAGTTTTTCATGCCGTTGGCAATCAAATCTGCTATTTCACGGCTGATAGGTGTTCCTTTTTCGATAGCGTCGATTACAGCTTTGTAGGCTTCCTTGGGAAGATACTCTTGCATCTTCTTGCGGTCGAACACGTGGCTACCATAATAATCAGAGAGTTTGTTGGAAGGGGCAATCACTTCCAGAGGCTTCCGGTTGGAAAGCTCTTGTAAAGCAAAGAAACGCATTTTTGACATAAGTGGTCTGTTTTTTATCGGTTGATGGCGCAAAATTATATGTTTTTTCTGAAAATGCCCCTGTTTCTGAGGGGGTATTTTTAGAAATAGTTTGTTTTTTGTGGATAATGTCCCTCCCCGTCATATAATGAAAAACAGCTATCATACTTTTACTATATAACGATGGGTATCTGTCTTTACTGATTGTAATTGGGGAAAATGTTTACGCAAAATGAAGAACTAAATACGCAATTGAGAATAGATAAGAAAAATGAACCTTATAGCTTTGCGCTTATTATAACCTATTAAGTAATATATTATGGAGCGAAAATTTTCACGAATGTGTCATGTATTAGTTTTGACCATATCTGTATTAGTTTTTCAGAGCTTATGCAGTGAGGCCGCTCCTCAATGTACCGAAACGAGTATGTGGTTGGATGGTAGTGCGGAAAAAATAACGTGGATGAAGTGTCTTCATGATACGCTGTTAATGTGCAAAATATCCATTCCCGGTACGCATGACAGTGGCGCTATTAAAGGTGGAGATATGTTGAAAACGCAGTCTGTAACCATTCCTGTCCAGTTGCAGTTGGGAATTCGCGCTTTTGATATCCGTTTGGAAAAGAAAAATAATAAATTAGGAATCTTCCATAGTTATGCTTTTCAGGATCTATATTGGGAAGATGATGTTTTGCCCGCTTTCATTTCTTTTTTGCAGGCATATCCTTCTGAAACATTGATTGTCTCATTGAAAAAGGAAGGGGGAGAGTTGCAGGATTATGCGTCTTTGGTGTCTGCTTCTTTAAGTAATTCTGTATATCGAGATTATTTCGTAACTGATTTCCACCCTGAACTGACATTGAAAGACTGTCGCGGAAAGATTCTTTTTTTGCATAGGGATTCTGCAATGATTAATTATCCGGGTGCTGCTTGTGTAGGTTGGGAAGATAATAAAACCTGTCTGCTTATTCTTTGCAATAAAGATGGAAAAGAAGGGCATGTGTTACTTCAAGATGAGTATCAATATGAGTCAGGCAAAGATGCCAGAAAGAAAATAAAGACAATTATCCGTCATATTGATGCAGTGTCCGGCCGGACCTCCTCTTCATGTAAATGGGGTATTAGCTTTGTCAGTGCAACCGGACTGCTTTTGGGGACACCTAAAATCTTTGCAGATCAAATAAATCAACCTGTAGCAGACTATTTGAAGCAGGAATGTAAACGAAACTGCGGCATTGTTTTTATTGATTTTATGAATGATAAAGGCGGTAAAGAACTGGTGGAATATTTAATTGTAAGCAATATCAAGGGAGGCTATTCTACCGAGGCAAACATATAAAGTTCTTTTAGCAGAAATGCGCAAAGTGAAGAATATTATACGCATTTAGTACTTTACAAAGGATGTCCAATTCTTACATTTGTCTATAATTGAAAATAAAAAAGTGTAATACTATGAAACTGTCAATAGATTTAGGTGGAACTCATGTTCGGATAGCACAAGTGGAAAATGGTAGATGTCTTAAAAAGATATCAGTCGACTGTCCGGCGCAGCAAGATGCTTCCGTGATTCTTAATTTACTATCTCAACTTATTGATAATGTGATGAATGAGTATGTCGAAGGCATTGGCATAGGTGTTCCTTCTGTTGTCGATTCGGAAAAAGGAGTTGTTTATAATGTCACAAATATATCCTCTTGGAAGGAAGTCCGTTTGAAAGAGACTTTGGAGAGGAAATTCAGAGTGCCTGTTGTCGTCAACAACGATTCTAATTGTTTTACTTTGGGGGTAAAAATATTCGGTGAGGGACAGTCTTATGCCAATATGGTAGGAGTGACCATAGGAACCGGTATCGGGGCGGGTGTCATCATTGATCATCGTCTCTATGGCGGCGAATTTATGGGGGCAGGTGAAATAGGAATGTTGCCATATTTAGATTCCGACTTTGAGCAGTATTGTAGCAGTTTCTTTTTTAAACGTTATCATACTACCGGTGCTGAAGCTGCTGAAAAGGCAAATGCCGGAGACCGGGCAGTATTGGAAATGTGGAAAGAATTTGGAACCCATTTGGGTAATCTTATGAAAGCAATTCTTTTAGTGTATGCTCCACAGGCTATCATTCTGGGGGGAGGTATTGCATCGGCTTTTCCTTTATTTAAAGAAGCTATGGAGAATTCGATGCAGAGTTTTCCTTATAAAACCATATTGGACAGGGTCGACGTGAGAGTCTCGCATCAGAAAGATGCAAATTTGTTGGGAGCTTCTGTTCTGATAAAGTAATCGAAACATAGTCTATTTGTAGCTTATATATAGTTCTGTCTTGTAGCCTTTGGGTAGATTTAAAATGATCAATATTATAAACTTTAAATTTTAAATGCATGAAACAGTTGAATGTCGTTTTTATTAAGACAACCTTGCTTCTTATTTGGGGGGCGTTCTTGTCGGTGGATAGTTATGCGCAACAATTTCCGGTGAAAGGGGCTGTGAAGGATGTTGCGGGCGATCCTATTATCGGCGCCAACATTGTGGTGAAGGGAGGCACGGTCGGGGTGATAACGGATCTCGATGGTAATTTCAGCCTGTCGGCAGGCGGTAATGACGTGCTGGTGGTCAGTTATATAGGATATAAGACCAAAGAAGTCGGCGTTTCATCGAAAGCTTTGGTAATCACTTTGGAAGATGATTCGAAACAGATCGATGAGGTCGTGGTCATAGGGTATGGCAGCACTCGCAAGCAAGACTTGTCGACGGCGGTCTCTACCGTCAAGGTGGATCAGTCATTGAAAAGCCGTCCCGCCAATCTGGGTTCTTATCTGCAAGGCCGTATGCCGGGAGTGATGATTCAGTCCAACGGCGGCGACCCTTTGGCGAAATCTACATTATCGATTCGCGGACGCGGCTCGCGCGGCACCGATGATGACTACTCCAGTGGCGATGCGGTTCTGTACGTGGTCGACGGAGTACCCGGCGCTCCTTTCAACATGGAGGATGTGGAAACGATCTCGGTCTTGAAGGATGCCGCTTCCGCTGCCATTTATGGTGCCAGTGTCGGTTCGGGAGGTGTTGTCGTGATAACCACCAAGCAGGCCGCCGCGGGTAAACTCAAGGTTAATGTGAATATTTCCAAGAGCATGAAAAATGCCTGGAGGCTTCCTTCGGTGTTGACGGCGGAACAGTATAACCGGGTTTGGGCGGATGCCACCAAATGGTATGGCGGGAAGTTGCCCAATGAGGCCGATTCCGAACTTTTCCCTTACGGGGCTGTTACCCGTACAGACTGGCTCGATGAAATATTCCGCACCGGTTCATTAGAACACTATGCACTTTCCTTATCGGGAGGTAGCGATGCGGTCAAAGGCTTCGCTTCTTTTTCCTATGACAAAGAGGATGGTATCTTGGAAAATACATACAGCAAAAAGTTCGGGGCGAAAATGAACGTTGATTTCCAACCCGTCCGATGGCTGAAAGTCGGTGAGCGGGTGACGTTCCGGTATCAGAATGGTCAGGGCAACTTGCTGACAGGGCATCAAGGAGTCTTGTCCAACGCCGTTTTCTTCCCTCGTTCAGCCTCTGTACATGATTACGACGAGAAGGGGAATCCGCTCTTTGATGAAGCGGTAAAACCTTTATACCAGGGAACTGTTCCGCGTTGGGCTGCGGCGCAGGGACTCGGAGGCGGGTATGGAGAGATACGCAATCCCGTCGCCATGTTGCAGCGGCTGAATCAGGACCGGCCTTCATCTACTGTCTATTCCACGACTTCCGTCGAATTGAAACCTGTTTCCGGGCTGACCGTCAAGTCCGATTTTACAGCCGGACTGAATATGGAGCGGCTGGACGAGTTCATTCCCAGAGTTCCCGAAATAGGGCGCCCTTCCGATGAGAATGAACGCGACATATCCAATACATGGAATAATAACTGGTTGTGGGAAACGACGGTCACTTATGCTAAGATGTTTGCCGAGAAACATCATGTCAGTGCCATGGCGGGATATACAATGAAGTACGAGAAATATAAGTGGGACAAATTCTACACCTCGGGATACGAACTGGAAGACAAGCATTCCACAACCTTGGGGCAGGCGGGAGACTGGAAAAAGACCAAGCCACAGGAAAATATCTGGGAAGAGTCCATGGTGTCTGTATTCGGACGGGTCGGTTATTCGTTCGACGACCGCTATTTCTTCACTGCCAGCATCCGCAGAGATGCGACTTCCAAACTCTACAAGGATAATAATTCCGGCATATTCCCGGCGTTCTCGGCCTCATGGAAAATATCATCGGAGCCTTTCTTCAAACCGATGAGGAATGTATTCAGCATGCTGAAACTCCGTGGAAGCTGGGGACAGATAGGTAATGTCGATTTAGTGCCCCGATATTCATGGAATGTGCCGCTGAGCGAAATGGAATGGCCCGTTATCTATGGAAAGAATCTGGATAATGTGGTACAGGGCGGAGTCTATGCCTCCTCGATCGGAGTGAAGAACTTGAAATGGGAAACAACCGAACAGCTCGGAGTAGGGTTGGATATGGGATTGTTTGACAATTCCTTGAACCTGACCGTGGATTATTTTCATAAAAAGACAAAAGACCTCATCGAACGGGTTCCCATACCATCGGTGGCGGGCATCGCGATAGAGCCTTATGGCAATATCGGAAGCGTGGTGAACAGAGGTTGGGAAATTGGAGCCGATTATACGAAAACCATAGGGCATGTCACTGTGGGACTCAATGCCAATATCGCGACCGTGCATAATGAGGTGACCGATCTGGGTAGTCGTGAAACGATGGAACATCCCATGGTGGTAAACAGTTTGAAGCCCTTGCGCTCTACCGTAGGCAAACCTTGGTATTCCTATTATGTGCTGAAAACGGAAGGCATCTTCCGGGATGAGGAAGAAATTAATAATTTTAAATGGACCGACCTGGAGACGGGAATCACCCGCCTGATTCAGCCGAATGCCAAGCCCGGTGATTTCAAATACGTCGACTTTAATAATGACGGGCGCATCAATGATGACGATAAACAATACATGGGCAGCTATTTGCCCAAGCTGACGTTTGGCTTCGGAGGAAATCTGAGGTATAAGGGCTTTGATTTCAGCATTCAGTTCCAGGGAGTAGGCAAGTCTACCATTTATAACGGATTCAAGCAAATGGGGCTCACCGGCAGACAGCAAGGTGGCAATATGCTGTCCGACATCCTGAATGCCTGGGATTACAACAACGCTTCGGGCATCCCGCGCCTGGCTCTGGTGAACGACTCGAATGGAAACTTCAGCAACGCTTCCGACTTTTATTTGGAGAACGGCAGCTATTTGCGTCTTAAGAATATGACGTTGGGATATACGCTTCCCGATTCCGTGATGCGGAAAATCGGTCTGCCGGGCAGCTCTCTCCGGATTTATTTGAATGGAGAGAATCTTTGTACCCTGACAGATTATACGGGTTTTGACCCGGAAGTCGGCAATTTCGGTATAGACGGAGGTACTTATCCGGTGGCTCGTACCTTTAGTTTGGGAGTCAATTTTAATTTCTGATGAATAATGAATCAATAAACGGAATTATGAACATGAAAATATACAAAGGAATCGTTCTTTCGATACTTCTCGGCTTTTCAATCTGTGGTTGCACGGATTTTCTGCAACATGAGCCTTATGGGCTGCAAGGTAGTGTGAACTTCTGGAAAACTGAGGCCGATGTGCAAAAAGTATTGGATGCTTTCCACGAATTTACCTATAAGGAAGGGGTCACCGGACGCGGACTTATGTGGTTTGAGAATTGCAGTGATAACCTGGTGACCGGCCGGCCGCAGGCTGAGGCTGCCCAAATCAAGGATTTTCAGATGTCGGCCTCCAACGGGCGCGATGCAAAGGATAACTGGCCTTATATGTTTCAGCTGATCGCGAAGGCTAACGATGTACTGCGAAATGTCCCGGGTATGGATGTCTCTGAACAAGTGAAGAACACGGCCCTGGGGCAGGCTTATTTTTATCGCGCCTTCGCCTATTTGTGGTTAGCGCCTTTTTATGGGGATAATGGCCCTAATGGAGGGCTTCCTGTCATTACCGAAAAAACGCCGACACAAGAGTTGGATCAACCCCGACCCGCTTCGGTCTTGACCAATTACGACCGGATTATCGCGGATATGCGCATGGCAGGCGAACGGTTGCCCTACTTCTCGCAATTGGACATGAGAGACTACGGGCGTCCTCATAAGGCTGCCGCTTGGGCCTTTGCCGCGCGTGCCGCCCTTTATGCGGCACAGTATGACGCGAAATATTATCATACAGTCATCGAATTTTGCGACAAGGTTATGGGAATGGACGGTGCGGATAAACGCGAACTGTATCCCGACTACGCCGGATTGTTCCGCGAGGAGAATAACTTCTGCCGGGAATATCTTTTCTCTTTGTTGGGGAATGCCATCGAAGGTCCCAAGTTCCATGGGATGTCCTTTCAAAACAAAGGATGGGGACTTTACAATACATGGGGCTATTTTCAACCCACATTGGAGTTGTATAAAGCCTTTGAGGAAGGGGATGTCCGGAGAGGAGCTACCATCTTATTCCCGAATGAGCATATCAAGTTTGTCGGAGTCGATGTGACCTATGCGGTAGGCAGGTGGAGTTCGGAAAGTTTGTCAGGCATGACTTTCCGCAAGTTCATGTCCCCGTGGGAAGAGTCCGATTGTATAGGTAAAACGGTAAGTTCCAACATGGATAATGCCAGTAATGTATTGGGTACTGTGTTGATACGCTATGCCGATATCTTGTTGATGAAGGCGGAAGCATTGATATGGTCGCAGGGTGAAGGCAATGCCGAAGCCAAGACATTGCTCAATATGATTCGCAAGCGTGCGGGATTACCTGAAAACACGGGGGCCACCAAAGCCCAACTGAAGAACGAACGCCGTTGCGAGCTGGCTTTCGAGTTTCAGCCAAGCCGGCACATCGATCTGGTCAGATGGGGCGATGCGCAAAGCGTGTATGCGAAGCCTTTGCATGGTGTGAAAACCGTTTTGAAAGACGATGATACGTTCAGTCATGTCGAAGAAATAGAGATATGGCCGGCACGCAACTTTAATCCTAAAGTGAATCATGTTTTTCCTATTCCGTCTGCGGAAGTTGCCAAAAGCAAGCGTCTGGAACAAAATTTGGGTTATTGATTTATATAAGTTATTGATATGAAAAATAAGTATTGTTTATTTATTGCGGCATTTCTGTCGGTGCTGTTTGCGCCTGTCGTAAAAAATCATGCTCAGGAAAATATACGCCTGAAAGTAGTGTCTTTCAATGTCCGTTCATTTGAACCCGATTTCAATATTGCTCCTTATGCCGAAGTCTTGCGCACGCTCGACGCTGACATTATTTGTTTGAACGAGGTCGAAAACAGGAGCTCGCGGATGCAGTTGAATGGCAAATACAGGGATGTGGTTCAGGAACTGGGCAATCAGCTTGCCATGTTCGGTATTTTCGGCTATTCTTATAATCTGAGCAACAAAGACGGCAAACTTCCGGAAACGGATTATACCTTCTCCGAGAATGAACTTTATGGAAATGCCATTCTGAGCAAATATCCGGTTATGAACTCACTCTCTCTTCAGTTGCCGCGACCGGCTTCTTCCGCCGACCAGCGCAGCGTGTTGGCAGTCGATGTCTTGTTGTCGCCTTCGGTTCAAATCAGAGTCGCAGTCAGCCATTTGGATCATGTGGGAGGCCGGATGGAACAGGTGAAGGTACTCGTTTCAGACAAGATTGCGGATACTCGTACTCCGGTCATTCTGGCGGGTGATATGAATGCCGGACCGGGTTCCGGTGAACTGACCGAGCTGTTGACCAAATTCGAACGACTCGATGGTGACGAAGGGACTTATGAGGGAATCTCCAAGATTGATTATATTCTGGGGAGTAAGGCGCATTGGAAATTGGTCGGCAGCAAAACCATAGCTCCTTATGATAAAGACGGTAAGGAGTTGTCCGACCATTGGATTCTTTACTCTGAAATAGAATTGATAAAATAACAAAAATATGTCGATATGAAAAAACGCTTTTTATATATTTTTGCTCTGCTGGGATTGAATGTCGCAGTAACAGTCTCCTGTATCAAGGAGGAGTGGGGGGTTGGCAATGTCAATCAGACAACCAATCAGAACCAAGATGGCTGGAATAAAAACAAGACCATTCAGGTTTACTATCTGACCACATTGGCGGATAAGGGAGTTTATAATATCGCACCGGTTTCCGACTTCTTTAACAGTAAGGGAAAGGCATGCGGTCTTGGAGTGGTAGACAGAACAGACGTACAGATGAATTTATACAATGTATCCACCGATTTGGCTTTTTCTACCGCTCGTTTTTCTTGTTACGCCTTGAATCGAATGATCTCCGAGGGAGGAAGCACGGCATTTGAGGGATCTACCATCTTGTTCAATCATAAGATAAATTCCGAATATAGTTTTAAGGTGACGGACGATTGCTTCTTGAAATATGTACCGGTTCAGGTCGCTTCAATCGCGGCTGACCCCATACTTATCCCGGTGCCGTTTACTACCGTGCGATTCGATTCAAAGAAACAGATTGACGCCGCGGAAATGGCGTTCAAGACTTTGTCCGGTAATGCTTACGAGGGACTGGTTATAGGAACGGTCAAGACGGATTTGTTGGAACCGCTTAAAGCCGCGGCGGAGCGGATTACCGATTACACATTTACGGAAGTGACCAAAAATGCGGATACCGAGTATTCCATATTTATGTTAGGTAAGAAAACATGGGTGCTGCGTGAAATGACAAAAACCTCTGTAGACAGCGATTTGAACGCATTCTGTTTGTCCATAGAGGCAAGCGTCGAATAAACCGATGAGTATTCCCGCAAGGATTGGCTTTTCTTAGGAATGTGCCGATCCTTGCGGAATTTTCTTACCTTTGTCTCCTGTAATAAAATCATGTTAACGAACAAATGCTTTAAACTGATAG contains these protein-coding regions:
- a CDS encoding phosphatidylinositol-specific phospholipase C, whose amino-acid sequence is MERKFSRMCHVLVLTISVLVFQSLCSEAAPQCTETSMWLDGSAEKITWMKCLHDTLLMCKISIPGTHDSGAIKGGDMLKTQSVTIPVQLQLGIRAFDIRLEKKNNKLGIFHSYAFQDLYWEDDVLPAFISFLQAYPSETLIVSLKKEGGELQDYASLVSASLSNSVYRDYFVTDFHPELTLKDCRGKILFLHRDSAMINYPGAACVGWEDNKTCLLILCNKDGKEGHVLLQDEYQYESGKDARKKIKTIIRHIDAVSGRTSSSCKWGISFVSATGLLLGTPKIFADQINQPVADYLKQECKRNCGIVFIDFMNDKGGKELVEYLIVSNIKGGYSTEANI
- a CDS encoding ROK family protein, translated to MKLSIDLGGTHVRIAQVENGRCLKKISVDCPAQQDASVILNLLSQLIDNVMNEYVEGIGIGVPSVVDSEKGVVYNVTNISSWKEVRLKETLERKFRVPVVVNNDSNCFTLGVKIFGEGQSYANMVGVTIGTGIGAGVIIDHRLYGGEFMGAGEIGMLPYLDSDFEQYCSSFFFKRYHTTGAEAAEKANAGDRAVLEMWKEFGTHLGNLMKAILLVYAPQAIILGGGIASAFPLFKEAMENSMQSFPYKTILDRVDVRVSHQKDANLLGASVLIK
- a CDS encoding SusC/RagA family TonB-linked outer membrane protein, with translation MKQLNVVFIKTTLLLIWGAFLSVDSYAQQFPVKGAVKDVAGDPIIGANIVVKGGTVGVITDLDGNFSLSAGGNDVLVVSYIGYKTKEVGVSSKALVITLEDDSKQIDEVVVIGYGSTRKQDLSTAVSTVKVDQSLKSRPANLGSYLQGRMPGVMIQSNGGDPLAKSTLSIRGRGSRGTDDDYSSGDAVLYVVDGVPGAPFNMEDVETISVLKDAASAAIYGASVGSGGVVVITTKQAAAGKLKVNVNISKSMKNAWRLPSVLTAEQYNRVWADATKWYGGKLPNEADSELFPYGAVTRTDWLDEIFRTGSLEHYALSLSGGSDAVKGFASFSYDKEDGILENTYSKKFGAKMNVDFQPVRWLKVGERVTFRYQNGQGNLLTGHQGVLSNAVFFPRSASVHDYDEKGNPLFDEAVKPLYQGTVPRWAAAQGLGGGYGEIRNPVAMLQRLNQDRPSSTVYSTTSVELKPVSGLTVKSDFTAGLNMERLDEFIPRVPEIGRPSDENERDISNTWNNNWLWETTVTYAKMFAEKHHVSAMAGYTMKYEKYKWDKFYTSGYELEDKHSTTLGQAGDWKKTKPQENIWEESMVSVFGRVGYSFDDRYFFTASIRRDATSKLYKDNNSGIFPAFSASWKISSEPFFKPMRNVFSMLKLRGSWGQIGNVDLVPRYSWNVPLSEMEWPVIYGKNLDNVVQGGVYASSIGVKNLKWETTEQLGVGLDMGLFDNSLNLTVDYFHKKTKDLIERVPIPSVAGIAIEPYGNIGSVVNRGWEIGADYTKTIGHVTVGLNANIATVHNEVTDLGSRETMEHPMVVNSLKPLRSTVGKPWYSYYVLKTEGIFRDEEEINNFKWTDLETGITRLIQPNAKPGDFKYVDFNNDGRINDDDKQYMGSYLPKLTFGFGGNLRYKGFDFSIQFQGVGKSTIYNGFKQMGLTGRQQGGNMLSDILNAWDYNNASGIPRLALVNDSNGNFSNASDFYLENGSYLRLKNMTLGYTLPDSVMRKIGLPGSSLRIYLNGENLCTLTDYTGFDPEVGNFGIDGGTYPVARTFSLGVNFNF
- a CDS encoding RagB/SusD family nutrient uptake outer membrane protein yields the protein MKIYKGIVLSILLGFSICGCTDFLQHEPYGLQGSVNFWKTEADVQKVLDAFHEFTYKEGVTGRGLMWFENCSDNLVTGRPQAEAAQIKDFQMSASNGRDAKDNWPYMFQLIAKANDVLRNVPGMDVSEQVKNTALGQAYFYRAFAYLWLAPFYGDNGPNGGLPVITEKTPTQELDQPRPASVLTNYDRIIADMRMAGERLPYFSQLDMRDYGRPHKAAAWAFAARAALYAAQYDAKYYHTVIEFCDKVMGMDGADKRELYPDYAGLFREENNFCREYLFSLLGNAIEGPKFHGMSFQNKGWGLYNTWGYFQPTLELYKAFEEGDVRRGATILFPNEHIKFVGVDVTYAVGRWSSESLSGMTFRKFMSPWEESDCIGKTVSSNMDNASNVLGTVLIRYADILLMKAEALIWSQGEGNAEAKTLLNMIRKRAGLPENTGATKAQLKNERRCELAFEFQPSRHIDLVRWGDAQSVYAKPLHGVKTVLKDDDTFSHVEEIEIWPARNFNPKVNHVFPIPSAEVAKSKRLEQNLGY
- a CDS encoding endonuclease/exonuclease/phosphatase family protein, producing the protein MKNKYCLFIAAFLSVLFAPVVKNHAQENIRLKVVSFNVRSFEPDFNIAPYAEVLRTLDADIICLNEVENRSSRMQLNGKYRDVVQELGNQLAMFGIFGYSYNLSNKDGKLPETDYTFSENELYGNAILSKYPVMNSLSLQLPRPASSADQRSVLAVDVLLSPSVQIRVAVSHLDHVGGRMEQVKVLVSDKIADTRTPVILAGDMNAGPGSGELTELLTKFERLDGDEGTYEGISKIDYILGSKAHWKLVGSKTIAPYDKDGKELSDHWILYSEIELIK